One genomic region from Plasmodium sp. gorilla clade G2 genome assembly, contig: PADLG01_00_57, whole genome shotgun sequence encodes:
- a CDS encoding rhoptry-associated protein 2, putative yields MALKFYLLVFLILCLKNVVIGDKCEFELSKLYPESNSLTGLIYAHTESVHKLSMWVYYIYNHFTSADDLIKYLEKLNIHTLGINDHPCFARAVSLYFFFYYLKDIKSMLTTDNYQSFFKNKFKDMNSIFINDFLLILNDKKFMENLDLYILKESNRELLPITKNPFLRVLNKATTSTHATFKSNPYFVVGSRIHTVYTDYFGEFNKHTDPSVVDYARDYNFLIYAGSRENYYNSDIVGPARSINSVISKNKKLGLRKRSSSLALVGSNNNDPLFAFCEKDNKSEYYGSPDDLITSFFSVIKTKMLNSHKKFLRQFDYALFHKTYSIPNLKGFRFLKHLFQKKNLVNFVGMYENHVSTEINFLTEDFVELFDVTMDCYSRQYTNRAAENFKAIRELNIL; encoded by the coding sequence ATGgctttaaaattttatttattagtttttcttattttatgtttGAAGAATGTTGTAATAGGAGATAAGTGTGAATTTgaattatcaaaattatatCCGGAGTCAAATTCTTTGACTGGTTTAATTTATGCACACACTGAAAGTGTTCATAAATTATCTATGTgggtttattatatttataatcacTTTACTAGTGCAGATgacttaataaaatatttagaaaaattGAACATACATACTTTAGGAATTAATGATCATCCATGTTTTGCTAGAGCagtttctttatatttttttttttattatctaaaGGATATTAAGTCTATGTTAACTACAGATAATTATCAatcattttttaagaataaatTCAAAGATATGAATTCAATCTTTATTAatgattttcttttaattctcAATGATAAAAAGTTTATGGAAAATttggatttatatatacttaaagAATCCAACAGAGAACTATTGCCTATAACTAAGAATCCATTTTTACGTGTATTGAATAAAGCAACAACTAGCACACACGCAACATTCAAGTCTAATCCTTACTTTGTTGTAGGATCAAGAATTCATACAGTTTATACAGATTATTTTGGAGAGTTTAATAAACATACTGATCCAAGTGTAGTTGATTATGCTCGTGAttacaattttttaatttatgcTGGTTCAAGGGAAAATTACTACAATTCAGATATAGTAGGACCTGCAAGAAGTATTAATAGTGTAATTagtaagaataaaaaattaggATTGAGAAAACGTAGTAGTTCTCTTGCTTTAGTAGGATCAAATAACAATGACCCCTTATTTGCTTTTTgtgaaaaagataataaatcaGAATATTATGGTTCACCAGATGATTTAATTACATCTTTCTTTTCAGTTATAAAAACTAAAATGTTAAATTCTCATAAGAAGTTTTTAAGACAATTTGATTATGCTTTATTTCATAAAACATATTCAATACCTAACTTAAAAGGTTTCAGATTTTTGAAACACCTTTtccaaaaaaagaatttagtTAATTTTGTAGGTATGTATGAAAATCACGTATCAACAGAAATAAATTTCTTAACTGAAGATTTCGTTGAATTATTTGATGTTACCATGGATTGTTATTCTCGCCAATATACAAACCGTGCTGCCGAAAACTTCAAAGCTATTAGAGAAttaaatattctttaa
- a CDS encoding rhoptry-associated protein 3, putative, whose translation MKRKFLISLFLTFLCLKNVVIGNKCKKALIDIDTKNFSLSSMLRAHKPDNETLGSWVYFFFNHFANVDEAIEYLKELNLNTLDVEDHACFARAFSIYLLHFYAKDIKMMIRNEEHESFFKNKLSEINNKISGDFLSTLKHEYFFDKLPSIIVKEKDASHITKRTDFLQDILEKADLNNHAIYKSDPAKVFIFNEINFFRTFQLEGKPHIPDDQLSFMRDYALLVYLGTKGNYYNSDITEYAQGNYNISKKRTRLGLKKRSKTFALDDPQKNSKIFAYCEKNGKEEFFGTPDDLISSFFSDIKAKMVKGHTRFLMEFDYAVKNRTYALPKVKGFRFLKHLFQRKNLKNFVGMYINLMSTEIDFLAEDFVEMFDTTMNCYGRQYAARAADHYMDMKLSNIL comes from the coding sequence atgaaaagaaaatttttgaTTTCGttatttttaacatttttatgtttGAAAAATGTTGTAATTGGAAATAAGTGTAAGAAAGCATTGATAGATATTGATACAAAGAATTTTTCCTTGTCTAGTATGTTACGTGCACATAAACCCGATAATGAAACATTAGGTTCGTgggtttattttttctttaatcaTTTTGCAAATGTAGATGAAGCAATAGAATATTTAAAggaattaaatttaaatactTTAGATGTTGAAGATCATGCTTGTTTTGCAAGAGCTTTCAGTATATATTTGCTTCATTTTTATGCCAAAGATATAAAGATGATGATAAGAAATGAAGAACATGAATCatttttcaaaaataaattgagtgaaattaataataaaatatctgGTGATTTTCTTTCAACATTGAAacatgaatatttttttgataaattaCCTTCTATAATAgttaaagaaaaagatgCATCTCATATTACAAAAAGAACTGATTTTTTGCAagatatattagaaaaagCTGATTTAAATAATCATGCAATTTATAAAAGTGATCCTGCAaaagtatttatttttaatgaaataaatttcTTTAGGACTTTCCAATTAGAAGGTAAACCACATATACCTGATGATCAACTTTCTTTTATGCGTGATTATGCTTTATTAGTTTATCTTGGAACTAAgggaaattattataattctgATATAACAGAATATGCACAaggaaattataatatatcaaaaaagagAACAAGATTAGGATTAAAAAAACGTAGTAAAACATTTGCTTTAGATGATCCACAAAAAAATTCAAAGATATTTGCTTATTgtgaaaaaaatggaaaagaaGAATTTTTTGGTACACCTGATGATTtgatatcatcatttttttctgatATAAAAGCTAAAATGGTTAAAGGGCATACAAGATTTTTGATGGAATTTGATTATGCTGTTAAAAATAGAACTTATGCTTTACCTAAAGTTAAGGGATTTCGATTTTTAAAACATCTTTttcaaagaaaaaatttaaaaaatttcgTAGGAATGTATATAAACCTTATGTCTACTGAAATTGATTTCTTAGCAGAAGATTTTGTAGAAATGTTTGATACTACTATGAATTGTTATGGACGCCAATATGCCGCTCGTGCAGCAGATCATTATATGGATATGAAACTATCgaacatattataa